ACGATAAAGTAAGAGGGGAATAATTGTACCAGCTAACGTTCCTACAACTAGAGTAATGAGAAGAGAGAAACCGACGACTAATCCTAGAGTGTAACTACCAATCCATAATGTAGCGACTGCTAAGATTAATAATCCACAGGTGATTCCAATAATGACACCTACTCGAAGCTCCCGAAAAACAAGTTTAGTCACTGTTTTCTTATCGACGTCACTTGTGACGAGTCCTCGAACGACAACTGCTAAAGACTGTGTACCTGTATTCCCAGTCATTCCTGCAATCATAGGCATGAAGAAGATCAGTGCGACAACTTGATCCAGCGTTTCTTCAAACCCACTAATAATACTTCCTGAAATAAGACCAATAAATAACAATAAGATCAACCATGGTAAACGTCTAAAGGAAGCAGTTGTAGCTTTTGTATTGAAATCAATATCCTTACCTGAGGCCGATAGTTTTTCAATATCTTCATTTGCTTCGCGAATAACAATATCAATTGCGTCATCAACCGTAATAATCCCAAGTAAAATGTTTTGATCATCGACAACAGGTACAGCGATGAAATCATACCGCTCAATAATTTGAGCGACTTCTTCTTGGTCCGCTTCCACATTAACTGAAACGGTACGATTAAACATAATGTCTTCAATGAAATCATCAGCATCAGCAATTAATAAGTCGCGATATGAGACTACGCCAACAAGGTTTTTTTCTTCATTAATGACATACAGATAGTAAATATTCTCCGAGAAACCAGCGTATTCTTTCAGCTTATTTACAGCTTGTCTTACAGTTTGGTTGGCATTAATCCAAACAAACTGATTGGTCATAAGTCCACCAGCAGTATCTGCGGGATAACTCATTAATGAACGTATTTTTTGAGAATCTTCTTTTTTCATGACGTCTAAAAATTCTTGAATTTTATCTGCGGATAATTCATTTAAAAGGTCAGCTAGATCATCATTATCCATTAAATTCATAACTTTAGAAGAACGCTCAATTCCGAGTTTATGTAAGATTTCAATTTGTACGTCATAGTCGAGCTCCTGAATGAGGTCGGCTAGTTGATCTGGGGTTAGTAAGGTTAGGAATTTATGATGATGTTTTTCCGGCAACCCTTTATACAGCTGGGCAAAATCATAAGGATGAAGTTCTTCTAAAAGTTTTTGTAGAGAATGTCGTTTTGATTCTTTCACATACTTAATGACAAGGACTAGTAATTGATCTTCTGTCATGTTCGCAACCATATCTGCACCTCGTTTCCTTCGTCATTTATACTGTACAAAAAAAGCGGAATAATGTACAACCTTAGTTTTTATGGAGTTTTCATTTAGGTAGGATTCCCGATAGTGAGACGGTTAAATCCTTTACATAGTTTGAAGAAAATTGACTGAAAATAATGAAAGTAAGCTATTTTAAAGTGGTTTTGCATTGACGCTTAGAATTGAGCTGTGATATGATCTATTTAGATTGAAATTCATTCTCAAAGAAGAGGTTGAGGGGGACGTACATAATGGGATTTATCAACCTTGAAAATATAACGAAGACGTATCACAAAGCAGAATCACGAGCTGTTGACAATATTGATCTATCTATCGAGCAAGGGGAAATTATTACTTTACTCGGTCCAAGTGGTTGTGGTAAAACAACAACACTTCGGATGATAGCAGGCTTTGAGCAACCTTCTAGTGGTTCAATTAAGATTGATGATCGGGTTGTTTACGACAATCGTTCCTATCTTCCTCCTGAAAAAAGAGGGATTGGGATGGTCTTTCAAGATTATGCACT
Above is a genomic segment from Bacillus sp. FJAT-45037 containing:
- the mgtE gene encoding magnesium transporter, which codes for MVANMTEDQLLVLVIKYVKESKRHSLQKLLEELHPYDFAQLYKGLPEKHHHKFLTLLTPDQLADLIQELDYDVQIEILHKLGIERSSKVMNLMDNDDLADLLNELSADKIQEFLDVMKKEDSQKIRSLMSYPADTAGGLMTNQFVWINANQTVRQAVNKLKEYAGFSENIYYLYVINEEKNLVGVVSYRDLLIADADDFIEDIMFNRTVSVNVEADQEEVAQIIERYDFIAVPVVDDQNILLGIITVDDAIDIVIREANEDIEKLSASGKDIDFNTKATTASFRRLPWLILLLFIGLISGSIISGFEETLDQVVALIFFMPMIAGMTGNTGTQSLAVVVRGLVTSDVDKKTVTKLVFRELRVGVIIGITCGLLILAVATLWIGSYTLGLVVGFSLLITLVVGTLAGTIIPLLLYRFGVDPAVASGPLITTINDIFSLMIYFGIATAFLTQLQHL